The Streptomyces sp. NBC_01255 genome window below encodes:
- a CDS encoding nuclear transport factor 2 family protein → MRSKDIVTKAAGELFGQKDPSAVDRWVAADYRQHSSLAADGPEALRRLVSELPEGFRYEGARVIADGDLVALHGTYYGFGPDPLVAFDLFRVDADGKLAEHWDALTPLVTDTASGRTQTDGPTQPSDLDQTEANRALVLEFAEKALKGADYSALTDYISTETYDQHNPEAADGLDGFGTAAAKWAEQGKNLVYKDVHKAVAEGDFVLLHSEGEFGVPVAYWDLFRVADGKIVEHWDAITPVPAELPHANGLF, encoded by the coding sequence GTGAGGAGCAAGGACATCGTCACCAAGGCGGCGGGGGAACTGTTCGGCCAGAAGGACCCCAGCGCGGTCGACCGCTGGGTCGCCGCCGACTACCGCCAGCACAGCAGTCTGGCCGCGGATGGGCCGGAGGCGCTGCGCCGGCTGGTGTCGGAGTTGCCGGAAGGCTTCCGGTACGAGGGTGCCCGAGTGATCGCCGACGGTGACCTGGTTGCGCTGCACGGCACGTACTACGGCTTCGGGCCCGACCCTCTCGTGGCGTTCGACCTGTTCCGCGTGGACGCGGACGGCAAGCTGGCCGAGCACTGGGACGCGCTGACCCCCCTCGTGACGGACACCGCCTCCGGCCGTACGCAGACCGACGGTCCCACCCAGCCCTCGGACCTGGACCAGACCGAGGCCAACCGGGCGCTCGTCCTGGAGTTCGCCGAGAAGGCCCTCAAGGGCGCCGACTACTCCGCCCTCACCGACTACATCTCCACCGAGACCTACGACCAGCACAACCCGGAGGCCGCCGACGGCCTGGACGGCTTCGGCACCGCCGCCGCGAAGTGGGCCGAGCAGGGCAAGAACCTGGTCTACAAGGACGTCCACAAGGCCGTTGCCGAGGGTGACTTCGTCCTTCTGCATTCCGAAGGCGAGTTCGGCGTCCCGGTCGCCTACTGGGACCTCTTCCGCGTCGCCGACGGCAAGATCGTCGAGCACTGGGACGCCATCACCCCCGTGCCCGCCGAACTGCCGCACGCCAACGGCCTGTTCTGA
- a CDS encoding M20 metallopeptidase family protein: MSVCEDARSVQGDLVRLRRALHAEPELGLELPRTQDKVLAALDGLPLEVTTGNQLTSVTAVLRGSRPGPTVLLRADMDALPVAERAGLAYASRTEGVMHACGHDLHTSMLTGAAQLLSARRDELAGDVVFMFQPGEEGQDGAGHMLGEGVLDASGERPVAAYALHVTSAGHPNGMFATRRGPVLASSDSLRVTVRGAGGHGSMPHLANDPVPAACEMVTALQTFISRRFDPFDPVVLTVGAFHAGTAANVIPDEARFTATVRSFSASSHGRIKDGAVQLCRGVAAAHGLDVEVDFVEQYPLTVNDPAEAEFVADVVAEVHGEERFAWAPRPAAGSEDFSRVLDEVPGAFVVLGACPPDRDLQQAPYNHSPLAVFDDRVLGDGAALYAALALRRLARAKAAPVC, translated from the coding sequence GTGTCGGTGTGCGAGGACGCACGGAGCGTGCAAGGTGATCTGGTTCGCCTGCGGCGGGCGCTGCATGCCGAGCCGGAACTCGGCCTGGAGTTGCCGCGTACGCAGGACAAAGTCCTGGCCGCCCTGGACGGGCTGCCACTGGAGGTCACCACAGGCAACCAGCTGACCTCCGTCACCGCGGTCCTGCGGGGCTCCCGCCCCGGTCCCACGGTGCTGCTGCGCGCCGACATGGACGCGCTGCCCGTGGCCGAGCGCGCCGGTCTCGCGTACGCCTCCCGCACGGAGGGGGTCATGCACGCCTGTGGTCACGACCTGCACACCTCCATGCTCACCGGCGCGGCACAGCTCCTCTCCGCTCGCCGGGACGAACTCGCCGGCGACGTGGTCTTCATGTTCCAGCCCGGCGAGGAGGGCCAGGACGGCGCCGGCCACATGCTCGGCGAAGGGGTCCTGGACGCCTCCGGTGAGCGGCCGGTGGCCGCCTACGCCCTGCACGTGACCTCGGCGGGCCACCCCAACGGGATGTTCGCCACCCGCCGGGGCCCGGTGCTCGCCTCCTCCGACAGTCTTCGCGTGACCGTCCGCGGCGCGGGAGGCCACGGCTCGATGCCGCACCTGGCCAACGACCCCGTACCCGCGGCGTGCGAGATGGTCACCGCGCTGCAGACCTTCATCAGCCGCAGGTTCGACCCGTTCGATCCCGTGGTGCTGACCGTGGGCGCCTTCCACGCGGGCACGGCCGCCAACGTCATCCCCGACGAGGCCCGGTTCACAGCTACCGTGCGGTCGTTCTCCGCCTCGTCGCACGGCCGGATCAAGGACGGCGCGGTCCAGCTGTGCCGGGGTGTCGCGGCCGCCCACGGCCTCGACGTCGAGGTGGACTTCGTCGAGCAGTACCCCCTCACCGTCAACGACCCGGCCGAGGCCGAGTTCGTCGCCGACGTGGTGGCGGAGGTGCACGGAGAGGAACGCTTCGCGTGGGCGCCCCGCCCGGCCGCCGGCTCGGAGGACTTCTCCCGGGTGCTCGACGAGGTCCCCGGCGCGTTCGTGGTCCTGGGCGCCTGCCCGCCGGACCGGGACCTCCAGCAAGCCCCGTACAACCACTCGCCGCTGGCCGTCTTCGACGACCGCGTACTGGGTGACGGAGCCGCGCTCTACGCCGCACTCGCCCTGCGGCGCCTGGCACGGGCGAAGGCCGCCCCCGTCTGCTGA
- a CDS encoding MFS transporter, protein MPDHASPATRSVTPGASTTSATSATSATSATTKSAPAPSRLRTVIGTGVGNALEWYDWNVYAIFTPFFASQFFPSADPTSALLSTLAIFAVGFLMRPLGGLVFGRLSDRKGRRAAMVGSIALAAAGSLLIGLAPTYATIGVGASALLVFARLVQGLAHGGELPAAQTYVAEMAPRERRGLWSSLIYISGTCGIMVATVLAAVLASFLSEDQLHAWGWRVPFIIGGLLGLYALIMRLRLEETDAFEKQADTPDHEPHTSVWRGFWENRAACMRVIGLTLGGTVVYYTWAVSAPAQAISLKGIDASAALWAGVLANLVFLVTLPLFGALSDRVGRKPILYGSYIGGAVLAFPLNWFIQDQAWQLAVSMTTAMLFMSAGAAITPAVFAEMFPTRLRTTGVGFPYAIAVAACGGSAPYLQTWLTSTGKGDLFLGYTVVLLLLALAVVHRMPETKNTDLT, encoded by the coding sequence GTGCCCGACCACGCATCCCCGGCCACCAGATCCGTCACACCCGGCGCCTCGACCACGAGCGCCACGAGCGCCACGAGCGCCACGAGCGCCACGACCAAGAGCGCCCCCGCCCCGTCCCGGCTGCGTACTGTCATCGGCACCGGCGTGGGCAACGCCCTGGAGTGGTACGACTGGAACGTCTACGCCATCTTCACCCCGTTCTTCGCCTCGCAGTTCTTCCCCTCCGCCGATCCGACCTCGGCCCTGCTGAGCACCCTGGCGATCTTCGCCGTGGGCTTCCTCATGCGTCCCCTGGGCGGGCTCGTCTTCGGCCGGCTCAGTGACCGCAAGGGGCGGCGCGCGGCGATGGTCGGCTCCATCGCGCTGGCCGCCGCCGGAAGCCTGCTGATCGGCCTCGCGCCGACGTACGCCACGATCGGCGTGGGCGCCTCGGCCCTACTGGTGTTCGCGCGGCTCGTCCAGGGCCTGGCCCACGGCGGAGAGCTTCCCGCGGCCCAGACGTACGTGGCGGAGATGGCCCCCCGCGAGCGGCGAGGGCTCTGGTCGAGCCTGATCTATATCTCCGGCACCTGCGGCATCATGGTCGCCACCGTGCTCGCAGCGGTCCTCGCCTCCTTCCTCAGCGAGGACCAGCTCCACGCCTGGGGCTGGCGGGTGCCCTTCATCATCGGTGGACTTCTCGGCCTGTACGCGCTGATCATGCGGCTCCGCCTTGAGGAGACCGACGCGTTCGAGAAGCAGGCCGACACCCCGGACCACGAGCCGCACACCTCCGTGTGGCGCGGCTTCTGGGAGAACCGGGCGGCGTGCATGCGCGTGATCGGCCTCACCCTGGGCGGAACGGTCGTCTACTACACCTGGGCCGTCTCCGCCCCCGCCCAGGCCATCTCCCTCAAGGGCATCGACGCCTCGGCCGCGCTGTGGGCGGGAGTCCTCGCCAACCTCGTCTTCCTCGTGACGCTGCCCCTGTTCGGCGCCCTCTCCGACCGCGTCGGACGCAAGCCCATCCTGTACGGCTCCTACATCGGCGGAGCCGTCCTGGCCTTCCCCCTGAACTGGTTCATCCAGGACCAGGCCTGGCAGCTGGCCGTGTCGATGACCACGGCCATGCTCTTCATGTCCGCCGGCGCGGCGATCACCCCCGCGGTGTTCGCGGAGATGTTCCCGACCCGGCTGCGCACGACGGGCGTGGGCTTCCCCTACGCCATCGCCGTGGCCGCCTGCGGCGGCAGCGCCCCGTATCTTCAGACATGGCTGACCAGCACCGGCAAGGGCGACCTCTTCCTCGGCTACACAGTGGTCCTGCTGCTCCTCGCCCTGGCCGTGGTGCACCGGATGCCCGAAACGAAGAACACCGACCTGACGTGA
- a CDS encoding alpha/beta hydrolase fold domain-containing protein, whose translation MPSLTSRAMPTVVRLRRAKKVFSSAEAVREQVLARSLRPTGYAPPSGLERSVDLSVRRVAGWPVYEVSPRGARNHVRRAIYLHGGAYINEIAPQHWKLIAHVAAETATRITVPIYPLAPLATASEVVPAVTDLAAELLDDAATTALTLIGDSAGGGMALAVAVHLRDRGLPAPARTILISPWLDISLTDQRIALLEDRDPWLAVPGARYAGDLYRGALPADHPHVSPLLADLTGLNPITLFSGTRDIVNADARRLATRATAAGVELDFHEAPEMLHVYPLLPIPEGRAARATICTTLRS comes from the coding sequence GTGCCTAGCCTGACCAGCAGAGCGATGCCGACCGTGGTGCGGCTCCGGCGGGCCAAGAAGGTGTTCAGCTCGGCGGAGGCCGTCCGGGAACAGGTCCTCGCCCGTTCCCTGCGGCCGACCGGGTACGCCCCACCATCCGGACTGGAGCGCTCGGTCGACCTCTCCGTACGCCGGGTGGCCGGATGGCCGGTCTACGAGGTCTCCCCGCGCGGCGCCCGCAACCACGTACGGCGGGCGATCTATCTGCACGGCGGCGCGTACATCAACGAGATAGCCCCCCAGCACTGGAAGCTGATCGCCCACGTGGCCGCCGAGACCGCCACCCGGATCACGGTGCCGATCTACCCCCTCGCTCCCCTGGCGACGGCATCCGAGGTGGTGCCGGCCGTCACCGACCTGGCCGCCGAGCTCCTCGACGACGCGGCCACCACAGCCCTCACTCTCATCGGAGACTCCGCCGGCGGCGGGATGGCCCTCGCCGTCGCCGTCCACCTGCGGGACCGAGGACTGCCCGCGCCCGCCCGCACCATCCTCATCTCCCCGTGGCTGGACATCAGCCTGACCGACCAGCGCATCGCACTGCTCGAAGACCGCGACCCCTGGCTTGCCGTCCCCGGCGCGCGCTACGCCGGAGACCTCTACCGCGGCGCACTCCCCGCCGACCACCCGCACGTCAGCCCTCTCCTCGCCGACCTCACCGGGTTGAACCCGATCACGCTGTTCAGCGGAACCCGCGACATCGTCAACGCCGACGCCCGACGACTGGCCACCCGCGCCACGGCCGCGGGCGTCGAGCTGGACTTCCACGAGGCACCGGAGATGCTGCACGTCTACCCCCTCCTGCCGATCCCCGAAGGCAGAGCAGCACGCGCCACCATCTGCACCACCCTGCGGAGCTGA
- a CDS encoding Lrp/AsnC family transcriptional regulator: MPDRLQKSAPLDELDLSLVNTLQIDPRAPWSRIGRALDLDPVTVARRWSRLTETGVAWITAQPGRAQISQGCLAFVEVDCQAGRALEVANTLAQWPHVLTVEHTSGGRDLLLTVSTPTLPALSEYLLERLGALPGISATRTQLGTHVFTHATDWRLRALDPRQRAHITAERPTRSPSTPQTLTTRDRLLVVRLGADGRTSLTDLAEEQGVGITTVRKRLALLIANEDLELRCEVAQPLCGWPISTSIWAQAEIDDRDALNRLLAAVPETRACIGLAGGTANLLISVWLRSLPDIRGLEARLTGALPRLKVLDQAVSLRFVKRMGRILDPAGRSVSTVPMDIWSDPS, translated from the coding sequence ATGCCTGATCGTTTGCAGAAATCTGCGCCCCTGGACGAGCTCGACCTCAGCCTGGTCAACACCCTGCAGATCGACCCCCGAGCCCCTTGGTCGCGCATCGGACGGGCACTCGACCTCGACCCCGTCACCGTGGCCCGGCGCTGGTCCCGGCTGACCGAGACGGGCGTCGCGTGGATCACGGCACAGCCCGGGCGTGCTCAGATCTCCCAGGGCTGTCTGGCCTTCGTCGAAGTGGACTGTCAGGCGGGCCGTGCGCTCGAAGTCGCCAACACCCTTGCGCAGTGGCCCCACGTCCTGACCGTGGAGCACACCAGCGGCGGCCGGGACCTGCTGCTCACCGTGTCGACGCCCACGCTTCCCGCCCTCTCCGAATACCTACTCGAACGCCTCGGAGCACTCCCGGGAATCAGCGCCACCCGCACCCAGCTCGGCACCCATGTCTTCACGCACGCAACCGACTGGCGCCTGCGCGCCCTCGACCCCCGCCAGCGGGCCCACATCACCGCCGAGCGGCCGACCCGGTCGCCGTCGACGCCCCAGACGCTCACCACGAGGGACCGGCTCCTCGTCGTGCGCCTCGGGGCCGACGGACGTACCTCGCTTACGGACCTCGCGGAGGAGCAGGGCGTCGGGATCACCACCGTACGCAAGCGTCTCGCGCTCCTCATCGCCAACGAGGACCTGGAGCTGCGCTGCGAAGTCGCTCAGCCGCTGTGCGGCTGGCCGATCTCCACCTCGATCTGGGCCCAGGCCGAGATCGACGACCGAGATGCCTTGAACAGACTCCTGGCCGCCGTCCCCGAGACCCGGGCGTGCATCGGCCTCGCCGGGGGCACGGCGAATCTGCTCATCAGCGTCTGGCTCCGCTCCCTTCCCGACATCCGCGGCCTCGAAGCACGCCTCACCGGCGCACTGCCGCGGCTGAAGGTGCTCGACCAAGCGGTCTCGCTGCGCTTCGTCAAGCGCATGGGCCGCATCCTCGACCCGGCCGGCCGCAGCGTGAGCACCGTCCCCATGGACATCTGGTCCGATCCCTCCTAG
- a CDS encoding MFS transporter, with the protein MPDLTEAPVGTTNERKAVPVKGRWRQLSLLGGTMLVENTEASLISGLFPVIRHSLGVSLGALGVLTAAGRIVGVFAGPFWVWVAQRWSRKGVLVLATGFWGVWGIAAGFAQNFTQLLILMTILAAGYAASQPLSTEILGDLFDSESRGRAVGMLYGAINLAASLFATLKGQLAGFDDGWRWGLWSIGALNVLFGVALLIWMRDPGRGASEHQLAGLDRQTREAHAKVTMKQVTALFRIRSLVILLVSRLLSGHLLAAAFGVIFLVDVYGFSTQVASVILFPMGIGFFTGTLLGGFLTDWTVRRNLRNGPVAILQTAQFAFAVIAYFGTQIDWGGIGLFAVFFALMGLTQGVNPVVNRPMIMAVTLPELRGAAFAIYLSVFEAVAIAAFSLGAGFLGDAFGLRSVFLWVLVGLMAVNGAFLTLLYRTYAADVARVQQALEHRRQAALAG; encoded by the coding sequence TTGCCCGATCTTACCGAGGCACCCGTCGGCACGACGAACGAGAGAAAGGCAGTCCCCGTGAAGGGCCGCTGGCGGCAGTTGTCGCTTCTCGGCGGCACCATGCTGGTCGAGAACACCGAGGCGAGTCTGATCAGCGGGCTGTTCCCGGTGATCCGTCACTCGCTCGGGGTCTCGCTCGGCGCGCTCGGCGTCCTGACCGCCGCGGGCCGGATCGTCGGCGTGTTCGCCGGGCCGTTCTGGGTGTGGGTCGCCCAGCGCTGGTCCCGCAAGGGCGTCCTCGTCCTGGCCACCGGCTTCTGGGGAGTGTGGGGCATAGCCGCCGGCTTCGCCCAGAACTTCACCCAGCTCCTCATCCTGATGACCATCCTCGCCGCCGGGTACGCCGCCTCCCAGCCCCTCAGCACGGAAATCCTGGGTGACCTCTTCGACAGCGAATCCCGGGGCCGCGCCGTCGGCATGCTGTACGGCGCCATCAACCTCGCCGCCTCTCTCTTCGCCACCCTCAAGGGACAGCTCGCCGGTTTCGACGACGGCTGGCGCTGGGGCCTGTGGAGCATCGGCGCCCTCAACGTCCTCTTCGGCGTCGCCCTGTTGATCTGGATGCGCGACCCGGGCAGAGGCGCGTCCGAGCACCAGCTCGCCGGCCTCGACCGACAGACACGCGAGGCCCACGCCAAGGTCACCATGAAGCAGGTGACCGCACTCTTCCGGATCCGAAGCCTGGTGATCCTGCTCGTCTCCCGACTCCTGTCCGGACATCTCCTCGCCGCGGCGTTCGGCGTGATCTTCCTGGTGGACGTCTACGGATTCAGCACCCAGGTCGCCTCCGTCATCCTCTTCCCCATGGGCATCGGTTTCTTCACCGGCACCCTGCTCGGCGGCTTCCTCACCGACTGGACCGTCCGCCGCAACCTGCGCAACGGGCCCGTGGCCATCCTCCAGACCGCCCAGTTCGCCTTCGCGGTCATCGCCTACTTCGGCACCCAGATCGATTGGGGCGGAATCGGTCTGTTCGCCGTCTTCTTCGCCCTCATGGGCCTCACCCAGGGCGTCAACCCGGTGGTCAACCGGCCCATGATCATGGCCGTGACCCTTCCCGAGCTCCGCGGCGCGGCCTTCGCCATCTACCTCAGCGTCTTCGAGGCCGTCGCCATCGCCGCGTTCAGCCTCGGAGCCGGCTTCCTCGGCGACGCCTTCGGACTGCGCTCGGTGTTCCTGTGGGTCCTCGTCGGCCTCATGGCCGTCAACGGCGCCTTCCTCACCCTGCTCTACCGCACCTATGCCGCCGACGTAGCCCGCGTCCAGCAGGCCCTCGAGCACCGGCGACAGGCGGCTCTGGCCGGATAG
- a CDS encoding sulfatase translates to MRAIMVMFDSLNRRMLPPYGGDWTHAPNFARLAERTVTFDRAYAGSMPCMPARRELHTGRYNFLHRSWGPLEPFDDSMPELLKQNGVYTHLASDHPHYWEDGGATYHGRYNSWEFFRGQEGDPWKGQVADPEMPEDLKRMRSAVYRQDWVNRPHMATEDRHPQTLTFDAGLEFLRTNKDADRWFVQIETFDPHEPFFSHQRYKDLYPHAYDGPHFDWPDYKQVVETDEQVAHAGYEYAALLSMCDHSLGRVLDAMDEHGLWDDTLLIVNTDHGLLLGEKGWWGKSVQPWYNELVHLPLFVWDPRSGGAGERRDTLVQTIDLAPTLLEYFGVERPADMQGAPLPVAADDDPVREAGLFGIHGGHVNITDGRYVYMRAPASPSNTPLQEHTLMPTHMRGRFTPAELADVELAEPFGFTKGVRTLRVPGRTFVNPYHHGSLLFDLENDPEQLEPLVDDEVELRLATLLVELMRGTEAPPSQYERLGLPSEVPVTGAHLLVRTQRDQAQRAAVPLPRAEDYPEGRLSLRTPVATLIGDPVALEVLKRHLPGIADSELLQFLGPTPLIDIAAMSGGMIPPDRLRLVAEELAKL, encoded by the coding sequence ATGAGGGCGATCATGGTGATGTTCGACAGTCTCAACCGGCGCATGCTGCCGCCGTACGGCGGAGACTGGACGCACGCCCCGAACTTCGCGCGGCTCGCCGAGCGGACAGTCACTTTCGACAGGGCGTACGCGGGGTCGATGCCGTGCATGCCGGCCCGCCGCGAACTGCACACGGGGCGCTACAACTTCCTGCATCGCAGCTGGGGACCGCTGGAGCCGTTCGACGACTCGATGCCCGAACTGCTCAAGCAGAACGGCGTGTACACGCATCTGGCCAGCGACCATCCGCACTACTGGGAGGACGGTGGCGCCACCTACCACGGCCGGTACAACTCCTGGGAGTTCTTCCGCGGTCAGGAGGGCGACCCTTGGAAGGGGCAGGTGGCCGATCCGGAGATGCCCGAGGACCTGAAGCGGATGCGCTCGGCCGTGTACCGGCAGGACTGGGTCAACCGGCCGCACATGGCGACCGAGGACCGGCATCCGCAGACCCTCACCTTCGACGCCGGCCTGGAGTTCCTCCGGACGAACAAGGACGCGGACCGGTGGTTCGTGCAGATCGAGACCTTCGACCCGCACGAGCCGTTCTTCTCCCACCAGCGCTACAAGGACCTCTATCCGCACGCGTACGACGGGCCGCACTTCGACTGGCCCGACTACAAGCAGGTGGTGGAGACGGATGAGCAGGTCGCCCACGCCGGTTACGAGTACGCCGCCCTGCTCTCCATGTGCGACCACTCCCTGGGCCGGGTCCTGGACGCCATGGACGAGCATGGCCTGTGGGACGACACGCTCCTGATCGTCAACACCGACCACGGTCTGCTGCTCGGCGAGAAGGGTTGGTGGGGCAAGTCGGTCCAGCCCTGGTACAACGAGCTGGTCCATCTGCCGCTGTTCGTCTGGGACCCGCGCTCCGGCGGCGCGGGCGAGCGGCGCGACACGCTCGTGCAGACCATCGACCTCGCCCCCACGCTCCTGGAGTACTTCGGCGTCGAGCGCCCGGCCGACATGCAGGGCGCGCCGCTGCCCGTCGCCGCCGACGACGACCCCGTGCGCGAGGCCGGTCTCTTCGGCATCCACGGCGGTCACGTGAACATCACCGACGGCCGGTACGTGTACATGCGCGCGCCCGCCTCCCCCAGCAACACCCCTCTCCAAGAGCACACGTTGATGCCGACGCACATGCGCGGCCGCTTTACCCCCGCCGAACTCGCCGACGTGGAGCTGGCCGAGCCGTTCGGCTTCACCAAGGGCGTCCGCACCCTTCGGGTGCCGGGCCGCACCTTCGTCAATCCGTACCACCATGGCAGCCTGCTCTTCGACCTGGAGAACGACCCCGAGCAGCTGGAGCCGCTCGTCGACGACGAGGTGGAGCTGCGGCTCGCGACGCTGCTGGTAGAGCTGATGCGGGGTACGGAGGCGCCGCCCAGTCAGTACGAACGTCTCGGCCTGCCCTCTGAGGTTCCGGTGACCGGTGCGCACCTCCTCGTACGGACCCAGCGCGATCAGGCCCAGCGGGCTGCGGTGCCCTTGCCGCGTGCCGAGGACTATCCGGAAGGGCGGTTGTCCCTGCGGACGCCGGTCGCGACGCTGATCGGCGATCCGGTGGCGCTGGAGGTGCTCAAGCGGCACCTGCCCGGGATCGCCGACTCGGAACTCCTGCAGTTCCTGGGACCGACCCCGCTCATCGACATCGCCGCGATGTCGGGCGGAATGATCCCGCCGGACCGGCTGCGCCTGGTCGCCGAGGAGCTCGCGAAACTCTGA
- a CDS encoding helix-turn-helix domain-containing protein, translating to MNMVEMGHVVVDERHYRNPARPGLDMEVLTFTDLRHRLPGEEFTRLHRLNFHHLTLVEKGHGSAVVDFVDRPCRPGTLLHTRPGQVQRLPVAPDGSPADLDATIVLFTPDFPPRLSATTRVVDDPFGPVSWQLGQEDRSSFRHALTDLGAEYATLADWEPGITKELLRQLLAGLLLRIARLPTPDRPVPHAAEAASEEPYRLFRHELERSFTVQHQAQDYAARLGYSVKTLNRACRRAAGRTAKQLIDARLALEAQRLLAHTDVPVAAVSHRLGFTEPTNFGKFFTRATGRTPGAFRDMQSQADPGTEIDPRESSTRP from the coding sequence ATGAATATGGTCGAAATGGGACATGTGGTGGTGGATGAGCGGCACTATCGCAACCCCGCGCGGCCGGGCCTGGACATGGAAGTCCTCACCTTCACGGACCTGCGGCACCGCCTTCCCGGAGAGGAATTCACGCGGCTGCACCGCCTCAACTTCCACCACCTCACCCTGGTCGAGAAGGGCCACGGCTCCGCCGTGGTCGACTTCGTGGACCGACCCTGCCGTCCGGGGACGCTGCTGCACACCCGCCCCGGACAAGTGCAGCGCCTACCCGTCGCACCCGACGGTTCCCCTGCGGACCTGGATGCCACGATCGTCCTGTTCACCCCCGACTTCCCGCCCCGCCTCTCCGCCACTACGCGCGTGGTCGACGACCCGTTCGGTCCGGTCTCCTGGCAACTCGGCCAAGAAGACCGCAGCTCCTTCCGCCACGCTCTGACCGACCTCGGCGCCGAATACGCCACCCTCGCGGACTGGGAGCCAGGGATCACGAAGGAACTCCTGCGCCAGCTCCTGGCCGGACTCCTCTTGCGGATCGCCCGCCTGCCCACTCCCGACCGTCCCGTACCGCACGCTGCGGAAGCAGCCTCGGAGGAGCCGTACCGGCTCTTCCGGCACGAGCTGGAACGCTCCTTCACCGTCCAGCACCAGGCCCAGGACTACGCTGCCCGCCTCGGCTACTCCGTCAAAACCCTCAACCGGGCCTGCAGGCGTGCCGCCGGCCGCACCGCAAAACAGCTCATCGACGCACGCCTCGCCCTGGAGGCCCAGCGCCTGCTGGCCCACACCGATGTACCGGTCGCTGCCGTCAGTCACCGTCTCGGCTTCACCGAGCCCACCAACTTCGGCAAGTTCTTCACCCGCGCCACCGGCCGCACCCCGGGTGCCTTCCGCGACATGCAAAGCCAAGCCGACCCCGGCACGGAGATCGATCCTCGTGAGTCGTCCACACGCCCCTAG